atatgtttgtttgtttgtttggatATGATCACATTCGGCTGagacttttgaattttttttttgtttgtttcataaCTAGGGTTTTGATATCGAACATATCTCAGCACCGCCAATGGGACTCTTGACTTACGATTGTGAAGACAAGAGGAATCTGTTTCCTAATCGTCTGTTGGTCAATCTCTACGCTAGACTCGGTATCTATCGTTACAACCTCTCTAaggtaaataataatttcagtttcttttcagtatttttgattaatttcttTCTTGATTGATTATGATCATTGatgtatattttgtattttgtattccAGGGAACAAATTTAAAGTTCCACCACCTGACGAAGTTCAACATGACTAATAACTGTATCTCCTCATACCGCATCACTTTGGTTGCTTATGATCCAGTGACCACTTCGCTGGTCACCTTCCTGGTTGGAATCTCTGAGGAGGAATATGCTCGTTTGAATTTGATGCTCTTCATTGCTAGACCTCAAGCTGATAAGCCTCACTGCCAAGAACCAGTTAGGCCAATTGGTATTAGAAACGAACTTAAAttcc
The sequence above is a segment of the Raphanus sativus cultivar WK10039 unplaced genomic scaffold, ASM80110v3 Scaffold0839, whole genome shotgun sequence genome. Coding sequences within it:
- the LOC130503159 gene encoding UPF0725 protein At1g23960-like codes for the protein MSSGIPVQDSQEFVRRQMNYWEQVSESGGFDIEHISAPPMGLLTYDCEDKRNLFPNRLLVNLYARLGIYRYNLSKGTNLKFHHLTKFNMTNNCISSYRITLVAYDPVTTSLVTFLVGISEEEYARLNLMLFIARPQADKPHCQEPVRPIGSTIYPLTPDACDDKGLLPFWPTNFEDTSRFRLVHNITFFFSLS